In Falco biarmicus isolate bFalBia1 chromosome 5, bFalBia1.pri, whole genome shotgun sequence, a single genomic region encodes these proteins:
- the DNAJB9 gene encoding dnaJ homolog subfamily B member 9, producing MATTQSVFTFALCILMITELILATESYYDILGVPKNASDRQIKKAFHKLAMKYHPDKNKSPGAEAKFREIAEAYETLSDENKRREYDQFGRHGGQGNSGSPFHQSFNFNFDDLFKDFDLFSQNSRSKKHFENHFRSHREAHNRQRRSFQEFSFGGGLFDDVFENMEKMFSFSDFENAHRHAVRTDTRFHGSSKHCRTVTQRRGNMVTTYTDCSGQ from the exons ATGGCCACTACTCAATCTGTCTTCACATTTGCTCTCTGCATTTTAATGATAACTGAATTAATACTGGCCACAGAGAGCTATTACGATATCTTAGGAGTTCCAAAAAATGCATCGGACCGCCAGATCAAGAAGGCATTTCACAAGCTGGCTATGAAGTACCACCCAGACAAAAATAAGAGTCCTGGTGCAGAAGCGAAATTTAGAGAAATTGCTGAAG cATATGAAACATTATCAGATGAGAATAAACGAAGAGAATATGATCAGTTTGGCCGTCACGGAGGACAAGGAAATAGTGGAAGCCCATTCCATCAGTCATTTAATTTCAACTTTGATGATCTGTTCAAAGACTTTGACCTCTTTAGTCAAAACTCACGGTcaaaaaagcactttgaaaatcaCTTCCGAAGTCATCGGGAAGCTCACAATCGGCAAAGACGTTCTTTCCAAGAGTTCTCCTTTGGAGGTGGACTGTTTGATGATGTGtttgaaaatatggaaaaaatgttttcgTTTAGTGACTTTGAAAATGCACACCGACATGCGGTGCGAACTGATACCAGGTTTCACGGATCCAGCAAGCACTGTAGGACTGTCACTCAGAGACGAGGAAACATGGTTACTACATATACGGACTGTTCTGGACAataa